A single genomic interval of Burkholderiales bacterium harbors:
- a CDS encoding beta-ribofuranosylaminobenzene 5'-phosphate synthase yields the protein MFQSVNRRRVVVVEAPCRLHFGFLDLSETADRCYGSLGLTLEGLATRLRAEPAGDLSASGPQAERVLGSLRLLAQQLSLPGGVRLTVETAIPEHVGLGSGTQLALAVGAAVARLYDLDLPPREIARLLDRGARSGIGVGAFEQGGFIVDGGRRGEAPPPVVSRVPFPEAWRVILIFDREARGLHGPAEMEAFRRLPPFPEEAAGRLCRLVLLKALPALLEADVASFGAAVSELQRVVGDHFAPAQGGRFASPRVAQVLAWLEGQGAAGVGQSSWGPTGFALAGSEAEALALVRDLEARWGDGGPLSFRVCRARNQGAALSVEEEQQPGIRAALRMARR from the coding sequence ATGTTTCAATCCGTGAATCGCCGCCGCGTGGTCGTGGTGGAAGCGCCGTGTCGCTTGCACTTCGGCTTCCTGGACCTGAGCGAAACGGCGGACCGGTGTTACGGCAGCCTGGGGCTCACCCTGGAAGGACTGGCCACGCGCCTGCGGGCCGAGCCGGCCGGCGATTTGAGCGCCTCGGGCCCTCAAGCCGAGCGGGTCCTTGGCAGCCTGCGCCTGCTGGCGCAGCAGCTTTCCCTCCCGGGCGGCGTGCGGCTGACCGTGGAGACGGCGATTCCGGAGCACGTGGGCCTGGGCTCGGGAACCCAGCTCGCCCTGGCGGTGGGGGCCGCCGTGGCCCGGCTGTACGATTTGGACCTCCCGCCGCGGGAAATCGCGCGCCTGCTGGATCGGGGGGCGCGCTCCGGGATCGGCGTGGGCGCCTTCGAGCAGGGCGGGTTCATCGTGGACGGAGGCCGCCGGGGTGAAGCTCCGCCCCCAGTGGTGAGCCGCGTCCCCTTTCCCGAGGCGTGGCGGGTGATCCTGATTTTCGACCGGGAGGCCCGCGGCCTGCACGGCCCCGCAGAGATGGAGGCTTTTCGTCGGCTTCCGCCCTTCCCCGAGGAGGCGGCGGGACGGCTGTGCCGGCTGGTGTTGCTCAAGGCCCTGCCGGCCCTGCTGGAGGCGGACGTGGCGAGTTTCGGGGCGGCGGTGAGCGAGCTGCAGCGGGTGGTGGGGGACCATTTCGCCCCGGCCCAGGGCGGACGCTTCGCCAGCCCCCGGGTGGCCCAGGTTCTGGCTTGGCTGGAAGGCCAGGGAGCGGCCGGGGTCGGCCAGAGTTCCTGGGGACCCACCGGTTTCGCGCTGGCGGGCAGCGAGGCCGAGGCGCTTGCCCTGGTGCGGGACCTCGAGGCGCGCTGGGGCGACGGCGGCCCCCTTTCCTTCCGGGTGTGCCGGGCCCGCAACCAGGGCGCGGCCTTGAGCGTCGAAGAGGAGCAACAGCCCGGCATCCGGGCGGCGCTGCGCATGGCGCGCCGTTGA
- a CDS encoding flavoprotein, with translation MKRDPLPRFAWALTGSGHFLRESLEIASGLPYTDLYLSAAAEEVLHMYNVDLEDLRRRFRLFRDNTASAAPVGLFYHGFYHTVVIAPATSNTVAKLVCGIADTLVTNIYAQAGKQRIPSIVFACDAEPEVYTEAPKEWVTLYPRRIDLENTERLKRFEHTTVATTIEELRRAVEARLQCLNIFSS, from the coding sequence ATGAAACGGGATCCCCTGCCCAGGTTCGCCTGGGCCCTCACCGGCTCGGGGCACTTCCTGCGGGAGTCCCTGGAGATCGCCTCCGGGCTGCCCTACACCGACCTCTACCTCTCGGCGGCGGCGGAGGAGGTGCTGCATATGTATAACGTCGACTTGGAAGACCTGCGCCGGCGCTTTCGCCTCTTCCGCGACAACACGGCCAGCGCCGCGCCGGTGGGGCTGTTCTACCACGGCTTCTACCACACGGTGGTGATCGCGCCGGCCACCTCCAACACCGTAGCCAAGCTGGTCTGCGGCATCGCCGACACCCTGGTCACCAACATCTACGCCCAGGCCGGCAAGCAGCGCATTCCGAGCATCGTCTTCGCCTGCGACGCCGAGCCCGAGGTCTACACCGAAGCGCCCAAGGAGTGGGTCACCCTCTATCCGCGCCGCATCGACCTGGAGAACACGGAGCGGCTCAAGCGCTTCGAGCACACCACGGTGGCCACCACGATCGAAGAGCTGCGCCGGGCGGTGGAAGCGAGACTCCAATGCCTGAACATATTCTCTTCCTGA
- a CDS encoding lysine biosynthesis protein LysX has protein sequence MTRRVAIVTDGPGWHGARLKRAFQARGLKTCYVRLAECRLDLAAAWHGIVMPGFERQLPEAVFVKSVPGGTLEQVVWRLDVLHALREVGVPVYNDARAIERTVDKAMTSFLLRRAGVPTPPTWVVESREQARAVLDKEAAAGHQVVIKPLFGSRGVGLRRLGAGTDMPDLAEYHGVAYLQRYIDSGEGRWHDYRVFVVGGAAVAAMRRWGTSWVSNAACGARCEAVALEPALARLACDAARAVEADYAGVDVIVDRQGDPYVIEVNGMPAWRSLQGATGVPIARFLVDDLVSRRSSVRLEAAG, from the coding sequence ATGACTAGGCGCGTGGCCATCGTGACCGACGGGCCGGGCTGGCATGGCGCCCGGCTCAAGCGCGCCTTCCAGGCGCGGGGGCTCAAGACCTGCTACGTGCGACTTGCCGAGTGCCGGCTCGATCTCGCCGCCGCCTGGCATGGCATCGTCATGCCGGGGTTCGAGCGCCAACTGCCCGAGGCGGTGTTCGTGAAAAGCGTGCCCGGCGGCACCCTGGAGCAGGTGGTGTGGCGGCTGGACGTGCTCCACGCCCTGCGGGAAGTGGGCGTTCCCGTGTATAACGACGCCCGGGCCATCGAGCGCACCGTGGACAAGGCGATGACCAGCTTTCTCCTGCGGCGGGCCGGGGTGCCGACCCCGCCCACCTGGGTGGTGGAGAGCCGGGAGCAGGCGCGGGCGGTGCTGGACAAGGAAGCGGCCGCCGGCCATCAAGTAGTCATCAAGCCCTTGTTCGGCTCCCGGGGGGTGGGGCTGCGCCGGCTGGGCGCGGGGACGGACATGCCGGATCTGGCCGAGTACCATGGGGTCGCCTACCTGCAGCGCTACATCGACTCGGGAGAAGGCCGTTGGCACGACTACCGGGTTTTCGTGGTCGGCGGCGCGGCGGTGGCGGCCATGCGCCGCTGGGGGACGAGCTGGGTGAGCAACGCCGCGTGCGGCGCTCGTTGCGAAGCGGTGGCCCTGGAGCCGGCCCTGGCCCGGCTCGCCTGCGACGCCGCCCGGGCGGTGGAGGCGGACTACGCGGGGGTGGACGTGATCGTCGACCGTCAGGGCGATCCCTACGTGATCGAGGTGAACGGCATGCCAGCGTGGCGCAGCCTCCAGGGCGCCACCGGCGTCCCCATCGCCCGCTTCCTGGTGGACGATCTCGTCTCCCGCCGCTCAAGCGTCCGGCTGGAGGCGGCCGGCTGA
- the mch gene encoding methenyltetrahydromethanopterin cyclohydrolase, whose translation MNTESGREPSVAGLPSVNALAAPLVSALIAEAPALRIGVERLANGVTLVDAGIEGRGGLEAGRRIAEICMGGLGRVSLLCRSGRWPVAVCVHSSNPVLACLGSQYAGWSLSAGSGKEAFHALGSGPARALAGRETLFEELGYRDRADQACLVLEVDRRPPPEVVDKVIRDCGVASSRLTLILTPTRSLAGVVQVVARVLEVALHKVHALGFPLERVVDGAGAAPIPPPAADFIVAMGRTNDAILFAGEVHLFVDAADEDARSLAERLPSSASRDYGKPFAQVFKDYGYDFYRIDPLLFAPAQVVVTSLRSGRSFHAGRIDAALLEASFGSGND comes from the coding sequence TTGAACACCGAAAGCGGTCGGGAACCCTCCGTCGCCGGGCTGCCCAGCGTAAACGCCCTGGCGGCCCCCCTGGTGTCGGCCTTGATCGCCGAGGCCCCGGCGCTGCGCATCGGCGTGGAGCGGCTGGCGAACGGGGTCACCCTGGTGGACGCCGGGATCGAGGGGCGCGGCGGGCTGGAGGCTGGGCGGCGCATCGCCGAGATCTGCATGGGCGGACTCGGGCGGGTGAGCCTCCTGTGCCGCAGCGGGCGCTGGCCGGTCGCGGTGTGCGTCCACTCGTCGAACCCGGTGCTCGCCTGCCTGGGCAGCCAGTACGCGGGCTGGAGCCTGTCCGCCGGCAGCGGCAAAGAGGCTTTTCACGCCCTGGGGTCTGGACCGGCCCGGGCCCTGGCCGGCCGGGAGACCCTGTTCGAGGAGCTGGGCTACCGGGACCGGGCCGACCAGGCCTGCCTGGTGCTGGAAGTGGACCGGCGCCCGCCGCCGGAAGTGGTGGACAAGGTCATCCGGGACTGCGGCGTCGCCTCTTCCCGGCTCACCCTCATCCTCACTCCGACGCGTAGCCTCGCCGGGGTGGTCCAGGTGGTGGCCCGGGTGCTGGAGGTGGCGTTGCACAAGGTGCACGCCCTGGGTTTTCCCCTGGAGCGGGTGGTAGACGGGGCGGGAGCCGCCCCCATCCCGCCGCCGGCGGCCGACTTCATCGTCGCCATGGGCCGCACCAACGACGCCATCCTCTTTGCGGGGGAGGTCCACCTGTTCGTGGACGCCGCCGACGAGGACGCCCGCTCTCTGGCTGAGCGGCTGCCCTCTTCCGCCTCCCGGGACTACGGCAAGCCCTTCGCCCAGGTGTTCAAGGACTACGGCTATGACTTCTACCGCATCGATCCCCTGCTGTTCGCCCCGGCCCAGGTGGTGGTGACCAGCTTGAGAAGCGGCCGCAGTTTCCACGCCGGGCGGATCGATGCCGCCTTGCTGGAAGCTTCCTTCGGGAGCGGGAATGACTAG
- a CDS encoding methylenetetrahydromethanopterin dehydrogenase, producing the protein MERPYILHLFTPTRQASPFDVNMALDAGYNAVVPYTDVMLDQVASLTQDAIFSRGPKGVKRTGIFIGGRDIGLAADMLDAARNAMVPPFEVSVFADPSGAFTTAAAMVAAVERQLKKVHQTDFAGRQVLILGGTGPVGTAAAVLAAGAGARVKVASHTSLERARMTAQVANARYGVSTEAVGATSAAERADLIAETEILLATAKAGVQVASKKDLARATRLLVAADVNAVPPAGIEGVGVMDDGAPLEAASGKAVGIGALAIGNIKYQVQRGLFEEMLKGDKALYLDFRDAFAAARRYAA; encoded by the coding sequence ATGGAAAGGCCCTACATCCTTCACCTTTTTACTCCGACCCGCCAGGCGAGCCCGTTCGACGTCAACATGGCGCTGGACGCGGGTTACAACGCCGTTGTGCCCTATACCGATGTCATGCTGGACCAGGTGGCCTCCCTTACCCAGGACGCCATCTTCTCCCGCGGCCCCAAGGGCGTGAAGCGCACCGGCATTTTCATCGGCGGCCGGGACATCGGGCTCGCCGCCGACATGCTGGACGCGGCGAGGAACGCCATGGTGCCGCCCTTCGAGGTGTCGGTGTTCGCCGACCCGAGCGGGGCGTTCACCACCGCGGCGGCCATGGTGGCTGCGGTGGAGCGCCAGCTCAAGAAAGTCCACCAGACCGATTTCGCCGGCCGCCAGGTGCTGATCCTCGGGGGCACCGGGCCCGTGGGCACCGCCGCGGCGGTGCTGGCCGCCGGGGCGGGGGCGAGGGTGAAAGTTGCCAGCCACACCAGCCTGGAGCGGGCCCGCATGACCGCCCAGGTGGCCAACGCCCGCTACGGGGTCAGCACCGAGGCGGTGGGTGCCACCTCGGCAGCGGAGCGGGCGGACCTCATCGCCGAGACGGAAATCCTGCTCGCCACCGCCAAGGCGGGGGTGCAGGTGGCGAGCAAGAAGGATCTGGCCCGGGCCACGCGGCTGCTCGTGGCGGCGGACGTGAACGCCGTGCCGCCGGCGGGCATCGAGGGCGTCGGCGTGATGGACGACGGCGCCCCGCTGGAAGCGGCTTCGGGCAAAGCCGTGGGCATCGGGGCCCTCGCCATCGGCAACATCAAGTACCAGGTTCAGCGGGGCCTGTTCGAGGAAATGCTCAAGGGCGACAAAGCGCTCTACCTGGACTTCCGGGACGCTTTCGCCGCCGCGCGCCGCTATGCGGCCTGA
- a CDS encoding dihydropteroate synthase, producing the protein MPEHILFLTGKLAEKSLHKVLEGMQPAPFIFEVVQIGINVAGLMTADLIRRRLPKPVKADWIMVPGRCRGDLEALSRHYGVPVKRGPDELKDIPRYFGAKGLQPDLDRYDILVFAEIVDAPLLPISALLARADRYRRDGADVIDLGCLPETPFPHLAEAVKALKSEGFRVSVDSMEPQELLRGGEAGADYLLSLKEETLWVADQVASVPVLIPSRPGDLTSLERAIAQMQARDRPFYADPILDPIHFGFTDSLMRYRELRRRHPDVPILMGVGNLTELTDADTTGINAVLLGVASELRVAAILTTQVSPHCRRAVKEADVARRLMYAARESASLPRDFTEALLTVHARRPFPDTMEEIAEIARAVKDPSFRVQVSESGIHVYNRDGFHTATDPYAFFPRLGVERDGAHAFYLGVELARAQIAWQLGKRYAQDEELDWGCAAERAPEDKSAYHAPGATLEKPKKAGSGP; encoded by the coding sequence ATGCCTGAACATATTCTCTTCCTGACCGGCAAGCTGGCGGAAAAAAGCCTGCACAAGGTGCTCGAGGGCATGCAGCCCGCGCCCTTCATCTTTGAGGTGGTGCAGATCGGGATCAACGTAGCCGGTCTCATGACCGCGGACCTGATCCGGCGCCGGCTGCCGAAGCCGGTGAAGGCGGACTGGATCATGGTGCCCGGCCGCTGCCGCGGCGACCTGGAGGCGCTCTCCCGCCATTACGGCGTGCCGGTCAAGCGGGGCCCTGACGAGTTGAAGGACATTCCCCGCTATTTCGGGGCCAAGGGCCTGCAGCCGGACCTGGACCGCTATGACATCCTGGTGTTCGCCGAGATCGTGGACGCACCGCTCCTTCCGATCTCCGCCCTCCTCGCCCGGGCCGACCGCTACCGCCGGGACGGCGCGGACGTGATCGACCTGGGCTGCCTGCCCGAGACGCCTTTCCCCCATCTGGCCGAGGCGGTGAAGGCGCTCAAGTCGGAAGGCTTCCGGGTGAGCGTGGACTCCATGGAACCCCAAGAGCTCCTGCGCGGGGGGGAGGCGGGGGCCGATTATCTCCTGAGCCTCAAGGAAGAGACCCTGTGGGTGGCGGACCAGGTGGCTTCGGTGCCGGTCCTCATTCCCTCCCGCCCGGGGGACCTCACCTCCCTGGAGCGGGCGATTGCCCAGATGCAGGCCCGGGATCGGCCATTCTATGCCGATCCCATCCTGGACCCCATCCATTTCGGATTCACCGACTCCCTGATGCGCTACCGGGAGCTGCGGCGCCGCCATCCGGACGTGCCCATTCTGATGGGAGTGGGCAACTTGACCGAGCTGACCGACGCCGACACCACCGGCATCAACGCCGTGCTGCTGGGCGTCGCCTCGGAGCTGCGGGTAGCCGCCATTCTCACCACCCAGGTGAGTCCCCACTGCCGGCGGGCGGTCAAGGAAGCGGATGTCGCCCGGCGCCTGATGTACGCGGCGCGGGAAAGCGCGAGCCTGCCCAGGGACTTCACCGAAGCGCTCCTCACCGTCCATGCCCGGCGGCCGTTTCCGGACACGATGGAGGAAATCGCCGAGATCGCCCGGGCGGTCAAGGACCCGAGCTTTCGCGTGCAGGTGAGCGAATCAGGCATCCACGTGTACAATCGCGACGGCTTCCATACCGCCACCGACCCCTACGCCTTTTTTCCCCGGCTCGGGGTGGAAAGGGACGGGGCCCACGCCTTCTACCTGGGAGTGGAGCTGGCCCGGGCCCAGATCGCCTGGCAACTGGGCAAGCGCTACGCCCAGGACGAGGAGCTGGACTGGGGCTGCGCGGCGGAGCGGGCCCCCGAGGACAAAAGCGCCTACCATGCGCCCGGTGCCACCCTGGAAAAACCCAAGAAGGCGGGAAGCGGCCCATGA
- a CDS encoding nickel transporter, with protein sequence MEIVPVIDLMDGLVVHARRGQRERYAPLRSRLCAGSRPQDVARALAALHPFRALYAADLDAILERGSHLALLEALGRELAPVELWVDAGVRDLARWRRLAAGGLTPVVGSETLPDLRLLEALAGEAHAFVLSLDFRQERLLGPAELLERPELWPSRVIALNLDRVGARRGPDLALAGALAARAPGARIYCAGGVRGKRDLEALTVRGFGALIASALHDGSLTREDLETL encoded by the coding sequence GTGGAGATCGTTCCGGTCATCGACCTCATGGACGGCCTCGTGGTCCATGCCCGGCGCGGGCAGAGGGAGCGCTACGCGCCGCTCCGTTCCCGGCTATGCGCCGGAAGCCGCCCCCAGGACGTGGCCCGGGCGTTGGCTGCCCTGCACCCGTTCCGCGCCCTTTACGCCGCGGACCTGGACGCCATCCTGGAACGGGGGAGCCACCTGGCCTTGCTCGAGGCCCTGGGCCGGGAGCTCGCGCCGGTGGAGCTGTGGGTGGACGCGGGCGTTCGCGACCTCGCCCGGTGGCGCCGCCTGGCCGCCGGCGGGCTCACCCCGGTGGTGGGCAGCGAAACCCTCCCCGACCTCCGTCTGCTGGAAGCCCTCGCGGGCGAGGCCCACGCCTTCGTCCTCTCCCTCGACTTCCGGCAGGAGCGCTTACTGGGCCCGGCCGAGCTGCTCGAGCGTCCGGAGCTCTGGCCCTCCCGGGTGATCGCCCTGAACCTGGACCGGGTAGGCGCCCGACGAGGCCCGGATCTCGCCCTCGCGGGAGCGCTTGCCGCCCGCGCCCCCGGGGCGCGGATCTACTGCGCCGGGGGCGTACGCGGCAAGCGGGACCTGGAAGCGCTCACCGTCCGGGGCTTCGGGGCGCTCATCGCCTCCGCCCTACACGACGGCAGCCTCACCCGCGAAGACCTCGAGACCCTGTGA
- a CDS encoding ATP synthase subunit C: MPEAAVIGWDLGGAHLKAAAVARTAGELAVLDAVQLPCPLWRGLDYLAAAVDRALERLGAAPCHALTMTGEMADLFRDRAEGVARLADFMERRLSGRRTRYFAGAGFVDAAHAKGMPRRVASANWLASARFVAGRLEAALFVDVGSTTTDLVPVAGGEVRATGEDDFERLASGELVYTGVARTPVMALGRRVPFEGRRVPLVAEHFATMADVHRLAGALPEHADQWPAADGGEKTEEGSARRLARMIGRDAASAAPAAWRRLARRLAGYQLAQIEAAARRVLAAAGVEATAPVVGAGVGRFVAARLAARLERPYRDFAGLFHRIRADPEWVAGCAPAVAVACLAAEEAEEAIHVGS, translated from the coding sequence ATGCCTGAAGCGGCGGTCATCGGCTGGGACCTGGGCGGGGCCCACCTCAAGGCCGCCGCCGTCGCTCGGACCGCGGGCGAGCTGGCCGTGCTGGACGCGGTGCAACTGCCCTGCCCCCTGTGGCGGGGCCTGGATTACCTGGCGGCAGCGGTGGACCGGGCCCTCGAGCGTCTGGGCGCCGCCCCGTGCCATGCCCTCACCATGACCGGGGAGATGGCGGACCTGTTCCGGGACCGGGCGGAGGGGGTGGCGCGGCTCGCGGACTTCATGGAGCGACGGCTGAGCGGACGGCGCACGCGCTACTTCGCCGGTGCCGGTTTCGTGGACGCCGCCCATGCCAAGGGCATGCCCCGGCGCGTCGCCTCCGCCAACTGGCTCGCCTCCGCCCGGTTCGTCGCGGGGCGGCTCGAGGCGGCGCTCTTCGTGGACGTGGGCAGCACCACCACCGACCTAGTGCCTGTGGCCGGGGGCGAGGTGCGTGCTACGGGCGAAGACGATTTCGAGCGCCTGGCTTCGGGCGAGCTCGTCTACACGGGGGTGGCGCGCACGCCGGTAATGGCCCTCGGGAGGCGCGTGCCTTTCGAGGGACGCCGGGTGCCCCTCGTGGCGGAACACTTCGCCACCATGGCCGACGTGCACCGGCTGGCGGGCGCGCTGCCCGAGCACGCGGACCAGTGGCCTGCGGCCGACGGGGGAGAGAAGACCGAGGAAGGCAGCGCCCGCCGGCTCGCCCGCATGATCGGGCGCGACGCCGCCTCGGCGGCGCCCGCCGCCTGGCGCCGGCTCGCCCGCCGGCTCGCGGGATACCAGCTGGCCCAGATTGAAGCTGCCGCCCGCCGGGTCCTGGCGGCAGCTGGCGTCGAGGCCACGGCCCCTGTGGTGGGCGCAGGGGTGGGCCGCTTCGTCGCGGCCCGGCTGGCGGCGCGGCTCGAGCGGCCTTACCGAGACTTCGCTGGCTTGTTCCATCGAATCCGCGCCGATCCGGAGTGGGTTGCCGGGTGTGCCCCGGCCGTGGCGGTGGCTTGCTTGGCGGCCGAAGAAGCAGAGGAAGCGATCCATGTGGGTAGTTAA
- a CDS encoding formaldehyde-activating enzyme, translated as MAKITRTLVGESLVGDGNEVAHIDLIMGPRGSAAESAFCHTLTNNKDGFTALLAVVAPNLPAKPHTVMFNKVTIKNAKQATQMFGPAQRGVAMAVTDCVEDGTIPANEADDVFICVGVFIHWEAADDNKIQDFNYQATKEAIKRAVAGEPKVSDILAKRRSVMHPFAAHA; from the coding sequence ATGGCTAAGATCACCCGCACCCTGGTAGGCGAATCCTTGGTGGGCGACGGCAACGAGGTAGCCCACATCGACCTGATCATGGGTCCCCGCGGCAGTGCTGCCGAGTCGGCTTTTTGCCACACCTTGACCAATAACAAAGACGGTTTTACGGCGCTTCTGGCGGTGGTTGCGCCCAACCTGCCGGCGAAGCCCCACACCGTGATGTTCAATAAAGTCACTATCAAGAACGCCAAGCAGGCGACCCAGATGTTCGGGCCGGCCCAGCGGGGCGTGGCGATGGCGGTGACCGACTGCGTGGAGGACGGCACCATCCCGGCGAACGAGGCCGATGACGTCTTCATTTGCGTAGGGGTGTTCATCCACTGGGAGGCCGCCGACGACAACAAGATCCAGGACTTCAACTACCAGGCGACCAAGGAGGCGATCAAGCGGGCGGTGGCCGGCGAGCCCAAGGTGAGCGACATCCTCGCCAAGCGGCGCAGCGTGATGCACCCCTTCGCCGCCCACGCCTGA
- a CDS encoding triphosphoribosyl-dephospho-CoA synthase, whose protein sequence is MDEPVSRAAQVARALMGACLADVRALKPGNVSVYSDGHGMMAEDFVLSAQAIVSPLTAPGLKVGTRILRAVEATRAAVGCNTNLGIVLACAPLAQAALAAQPGMALRERLAALLERLDVKDAEDAYRAIRLANPGGLGRSPEHDVHEPPRVTLVAAMAAARHRDGIARQYAEGFRDVFDVGVPRAAWALARWQGEEWAATAVYLGLLAREPDTHVARKLGPAVAREVSLEAARLDMELMRCHHPQSLMPTLLDWDRRLKRRGINPGTTADLTVASLFALSLQAILDKEFGGRDAVPSTAAPSAGLRSTLH, encoded by the coding sequence ATGGACGAGCCCGTGTCCCGCGCTGCCCAAGTCGCTCGAGCCCTGATGGGGGCCTGCCTCGCCGACGTGCGGGCCCTCAAACCCGGCAACGTGAGCGTGTACTCGGACGGGCACGGCATGATGGCCGAGGACTTCGTCCTAAGCGCCCAGGCCATCGTGTCCCCCCTGACCGCGCCGGGACTCAAGGTAGGAACGCGCATCCTGCGGGCGGTCGAGGCGACCCGGGCGGCGGTGGGCTGCAACACCAACCTGGGCATCGTCCTCGCCTGCGCGCCCCTCGCCCAGGCGGCCTTGGCGGCTCAGCCTGGAATGGCGCTGCGGGAGCGGCTCGCGGCGTTGCTCGAGCGCCTGGACGTGAAAGACGCGGAGGACGCTTACCGAGCCATCCGCCTCGCCAATCCGGGCGGCCTGGGCCGCAGCCCCGAGCACGACGTGCACGAGCCTCCCCGGGTCACGCTGGTGGCGGCCATGGCGGCGGCCCGCCATCGGGACGGGATCGCCCGCCAGTACGCCGAGGGCTTCCGGGACGTGTTCGACGTGGGCGTGCCCCGGGCCGCCTGGGCCCTCGCCCGTTGGCAGGGCGAAGAGTGGGCAGCCACCGCCGTCTATCTTGGCTTGCTCGCTCGGGAGCCGGATACCCACGTGGCCCGCAAGCTCGGGCCCGCCGTGGCACGGGAAGTGAGCCTTGAGGCAGCGCGGCTGGATATGGAGTTGATGCGCTGTCACCATCCGCAAAGCCTCATGCCGACGCTCCTCGATTGGGACCGGCGATTGAAGCGCCGGGGCATCAATCCGGGCACCACCGCCGATTTGACCGTGGCGAGCTTGTTCGCCTTATCGCTACAAGCTATCCTCGACAAGGAGTTTGGCGGTCGCGATGCAGTCCCGTCGACGGCCGCTCCAAGCGCTGGACTTCGGTCCACTCTTCACTAA